From the Chryseobacterium fluminis genome, the window TAAAAAATAATGAACCCATTATATAATTATCTATTAAAACTAGCAGACGACAGTTTCATCATGGGCCAGCGTTTGTCTGCATGGTGTGGTGAAGGTCCTTATCTGGAAGAAGATATTGCATTAACGAACATCGCGTTGGATGAACTTGGACAGGCGAATAACTTTTATGTTTACGTTTCAAGAGTGATTGATAACGGCAAAAGTGAAGATGACTTGGCATTTTTACGATATGAGCACGAATATCTGAATGCGCACTGGACAGAACTTCCGAATGAAGACTATGCTCAGACGATTTTAAAGGTGTATGTTTTCTCAGTGTATCAGAAATTAATGTACGAGGCATTATCAAATTCTACCAACGAAGAACTTTCAGCCATTGCTCAAAAGTCTTTGAAAGAAGTGCGATATCATTATACGCACGCGGCATCATGGATGAAAATTTTCGCGCAGGGAACAGAAGAAAGTAGATCCCGTTTGGTAAAATCCATTGAAAATATCTGGGAATACACCAAGGGTCTGTTCGCAAAAACAGAAGGAGAGGATGATTTGGTAGCTTTAAACATAGCTCCTAATACAGAGGCACTCTATGAAGAATTTCTTGTGATTACACAGAAAGATTTCGCGGATTTCGGTTTAGAATATCCTACGAATCCTTTTATGCAGCCAAAATCAAGAACAGGTTATCACACAGAATATTTCGGATTTATGCTTTGTGAATTGCAATACATGCAGCGAGCGTATCCGGGGTGTACATGGTAAAAATGTTAATGAGTTAATTTGAAAATGAGTTAATTTGAAAATGGCAAACTACTTTACATTTTCAAATTTTCAAATTTTTTAATTCTCAAATTAATCAATGAAAAAACCTTTAGAAATATTAGAACTCGTTCCCGATCCGGAAATTCCGGTCATTAATATCGTGGAATTAGGCATTGTAAGAGAAGCCAAAGTTACCGGCGAGAATTCTTGTGAAGTAACGATTACGCCGACTTATTCTGCCTGCCCCGCTATGTTTACCATCGAGGAGGATATCATTAAACTGATGAAAGAGAATGGTTGGGATGCGAAAGTAGTCACCAAAATGTTTCCGATCTGGACAACAGACTGGCTGACAGATGAAGCGAGAGAAAAACTCCGTGTTTACGGAATTACACCTCCCGAAAAAGGAGCCGACGAACATCATATCGGGAAACCTAAAAAATGTCCGCGTTGCGGGTCTATGAATTCAAAACAGATCAGCAGATTCGGATCAACCCTGTGTAAAGCATCCTATCAATGTCTGGACTGCCTGGAACCTTTTGACTATTTTAAATGTCACTAAACAATTTGAAAATATGTAAATTTGAGAATGAGCTAATTAATAAAAATTACTTTAAAACATTTTCAAATTAAAAAAATCAATACTATGTATACACAACTCGATATTGAATCGCATTTTGAGGGGAAGCTGAAAATTGCTTATCTGAATCAACCGGATACTATGAACGCGCTTACGAAGCCGTCTTTATCGGACCTGAAAGATTTTGTTAAAGAATGCAGCGAAGATCCTACCGTAAGATGTGTAGCGATCTCCGGTAGAGGCAGAGCTTTTTGTTCCGGTCAGAATCTGGATGATGCTTTTGTTCAGGGGAATGAGCATCATGACAATGATATCATCAGAAAAATTGTGGTAGACTATTACAATCCTTTGGTATTGGAAATCACACGCTGTAAAAAACCTGTGGTAGCCCTGGTAAACGGTCCTGCAGTGGGAGCCGGTGCCATGTTGGCTCTCATTTCTGATTTCGTGTTAGCGGTTGATAAATCATATTTTGCACAGGCGTTCTCCAATATCGGTTTAATTCCTGATACCGGAGGAACCTATTTTTTACCAAAATTACTGGGAAGGCAATTGGCAAATTATTTAGCATTTACCGGAAAGAGATTATCTGCCGATGAGGCAAAATCTTACGGTTTGGTGGCTGAAGTTTTCAGTGAGGAAGAATTTGTGCCAAAATCAATGGAAATCCTTGAGAAGATGTCTAATATGCCGACTGCTGCCATTAAATTAACTAAAAAAGCATTCGCCGCATCTTACAGCAACAGCCTGAAAGAGCAATTGGAATTAGAGGGGGATTTACAGCAGACCGCAGCAGAAACAGAAGATTTTAAAGAAGGCGTAAGTGCTTTTTTACAAAAAAGAAAACCTGATTATAAAGGAAGATAATCAATTTGAAAATGAATTAATTTGAGAATTTGAAAATGTTTAAAAAGGATTAAATAATTAAAATGAGAAATGACAAAGAAAATATTATTGTAAATAAGACCTTCGACTTTGCATTGAACATCATTGAATTTTCGGAAGATTTATATGTAGATAAAAGATTTCCTTTAGCAAATCAGATTTTTAAGTCAGGAACTTCCATTGGGGCAAATATAAAAGAAGCTCAAAATGCAGAAAGCAAGGCAGATTTTATTCATAAATTAAAAATCGCTGCGAAAGAAGCTGATGAAACGGAATATTGGCTTTTGTTATGCTTAAAGTCTCCACATCTGAAATCACCAAACGAAAAATTAATTTCAGATTTAAAGGAAATTCTACTAATTCTGTCTAAAATTATTTCAAGTTCGAAGGTGAAATAATTTTCAAATTAACTCATTTTCAAATTTTCAAATTTAAAATATGAATGTAGGAATTATCGGTGCCGGAACAATGGGAATCGGCATCGCACAAGTAGCCGCAACGAACGGATGCAAAGTTTGGGTTTATGATGCTAACCCAAAACAAGTAGAAACGGCTACTGTAGGTTTGGAAAAAACATTAACCAGGCTGGTTGATAAACAAAAAATTTCAGCAGAAAAAATGACTGAAATTTTGGCAAATATTTCCATCGCTACAGAAATGAAGGACTTCAAAGATTGCGAATTAGTAATCGAAGCCATCATCGAAAATAAAGAAATTAAAACCAAAGTCTTCACAGAATTGGAGAAACACGTTTCAGAAAGCTGTGTGATTGGTTCTAATACATCATCCATTTCCATCACCTCTCTCGGTGCGGAATTACAGAAACCCGGGCGTTTTATCGGAATTCATTTTTTCAATCCGGCGCCTCTGATGCCTTTGGTTGAGGTTATTCCATCACTATTAACAGAAAAATCGTTAGCGGAAAAAATCTGCAGTCTGATGAAAGATTGGGGAAAAACTCCAGTTGTCGCAAAGGATATTCCCGGATTTATTGTCAACAGAATTGCCCGGCCTTACTACGGGGAAGCTTTGAGAATCGTTGAAGAAAATATTGCAACTATAGAGCAGGTTGATGATGCAATGAAAACAATCGGTAACTTCAAAATGGGACCTTTTGAATTAATGGATCTCATTGGGGTTGATGTAAATTTCTCAGTTACAAAAACGGTGTATAACGAATATTTCTACGATCCGAAATATAAACCTTCCCTTCTTCAGCAGAGAATGTCTGAAGCAAAACTTCACGGCAGAAAAACAGGGAAAGGGTTTTACAATTATTCAGAAGATGCTCAGAATCCGGTTGCAGAGAAAAATGATGCATTGTACCAACAGATATTTTTAAGAATTATTTCCATGCTGATCAACGAAGCTGTGGAAGCTAAACG encodes:
- a CDS encoding 3-hydroxyacyl-CoA dehydrogenase NAD-binding domain-containing protein codes for the protein MNVGIIGAGTMGIGIAQVAATNGCKVWVYDANPKQVETATVGLEKTLTRLVDKQKISAEKMTEILANISIATEMKDFKDCELVIEAIIENKEIKTKVFTELEKHVSESCVIGSNTSSISITSLGAELQKPGRFIGIHFFNPAPLMPLVEVIPSLLTEKSLAEKICSLMKDWGKTPVVAKDIPGFIVNRIARPYYGEALRIVEENIATIEQVDDAMKTIGNFKMGPFELMDLIGVDVNFSVTKTVYNEYFYDPKYKPSLLQQRMSEAKLHGRKTGKGFYNYSEDAQNPVAEKNDALYQQIFLRIISMLINEAVEAKRLGVASDEDLELAVQRGVNYPKGLLAWGKEIGYSKISETLQNLHIEYQEERYRQSPLLRKLN
- a CDS encoding enoyl-CoA hydratase/isomerase family protein; the protein is MYTQLDIESHFEGKLKIAYLNQPDTMNALTKPSLSDLKDFVKECSEDPTVRCVAISGRGRAFCSGQNLDDAFVQGNEHHDNDIIRKIVVDYYNPLVLEITRCKKPVVALVNGPAVGAGAMLALISDFVLAVDKSYFAQAFSNIGLIPDTGGTYFLPKLLGRQLANYLAFTGKRLSADEAKSYGLVAEVFSEEEFVPKSMEILEKMSNMPTAAIKLTKKAFAASYSNSLKEQLELEGDLQQTAAETEDFKEGVSAFLQKRKPDYKGR
- a CDS encoding four helix bundle protein, which translates into the protein MRNDKENIIVNKTFDFALNIIEFSEDLYVDKRFPLANQIFKSGTSIGANIKEAQNAESKADFIHKLKIAAKEADETEYWLLLCLKSPHLKSPNEKLISDLKEILLILSKIISSSKVK
- the paaC gene encoding 1,2-phenylacetyl-CoA epoxidase subunit PaaC, translated to MNPLYNYLLKLADDSFIMGQRLSAWCGEGPYLEEDIALTNIALDELGQANNFYVYVSRVIDNGKSEDDLAFLRYEHEYLNAHWTELPNEDYAQTILKVYVFSVYQKLMYEALSNSTNEELSAIAQKSLKEVRYHYTHAASWMKIFAQGTEESRSRLVKSIENIWEYTKGLFAKTEGEDDLVALNIAPNTEALYEEFLVITQKDFADFGLEYPTNPFMQPKSRTGYHTEYFGFMLCELQYMQRAYPGCTW
- the paaD gene encoding 1,2-phenylacetyl-CoA epoxidase subunit PaaD; protein product: MKKPLEILELVPDPEIPVINIVELGIVREAKVTGENSCEVTITPTYSACPAMFTIEEDIIKLMKENGWDAKVVTKMFPIWTTDWLTDEAREKLRVYGITPPEKGADEHHIGKPKKCPRCGSMNSKQISRFGSTLCKASYQCLDCLEPFDYFKCH